Proteins encoded by one window of Candidatus Neomarinimicrobiota bacterium:
- a CDS encoding D-tyrosyl-tRNA(Tyr) deacylase yields MISVVQRAKNAYVEVDGNTVAKIDFGLVILLGILHDDKEEDADFLANKIAYFRIFNDDKGKMNLSIKDINGQILVISQFTLCADWKKGRRPSFVNSAPPDKAKKLYEYFIDKLSEYDIPVEHGIFGAMMDVHLVNCGPVTFILDSKIK; encoded by the coding sequence ATGATTTCTGTTGTCCAGAGAGCTAAAAATGCCTATGTTGAAGTTGACGGAAACACAGTAGCGAAAATAGATTTTGGACTGGTCATACTCCTTGGAATCTTACACGATGATAAAGAAGAAGACGCTGATTTCCTTGCCAACAAAATAGCCTATTTTAGAATTTTTAATGATGATAAAGGCAAAATGAATCTTTCTATAAAGGATATCAATGGTCAGATTTTGGTAATCTCACAATTCACTCTTTGTGCTGATTGGAAGAAAGGTCGAAGACCTAGTTTTGTAAATTCAGCTCCTCCAGACAAGGCGAAAAAATTATATGAGTATTTTATTGATAAATTATCTGAATATGATATCCCTGTAGAACATGGTATATTTGGAGCTATGATGGATGTTCATCTTGTAAATTGTGGCCCAGTGACATTCATCCTTGACAGCAAAATCAAATAG
- a CDS encoding thioredoxin family protein — MFLREDDKEFVKGKLSQMDSRVKIVYFTQELECQFCKETRQLLEEIVELSDKLDLEVFNFQIDKDKAQRYGIDKIPAIAMVKEDGMDYGIRFYGIPSGYEFMSLLEDIIDVSNGEHSFNKEQLEEITSITKPVHIQVFVTPTCPYCPSAVRIAHRLAIASDEIKADMVEVTEFPYLATKYNVRGVPKSIINESVSIEGAVPESVFISKVKEAVS, encoded by the coding sequence ATGTTTTTAAGAGAAGATGATAAGGAATTCGTAAAGGGCAAACTTAGTCAAATGGATTCCAGGGTAAAAATAGTATATTTTACACAGGAACTCGAATGCCAGTTTTGCAAGGAGACTAGACAACTTTTGGAGGAGATAGTTGAACTCTCGGATAAGCTTGACCTTGAAGTATTCAATTTCCAGATTGATAAGGATAAAGCTCAGAGGTATGGTATTGACAAAATTCCGGCAATCGCAATGGTAAAAGAGGATGGTATGGATTATGGCATTCGGTTTTATGGAATCCCAAGCGGTTATGAGTTCATGTCTCTGCTTGAAGATATTATTGATGTTTCAAATGGTGAGCATAGTTTCAATAAAGAACAGCTTGAAGAGATCACGTCAATTACAAAACCAGTTCATATTCAGGTGTTTGTCACACCGACCTGCCCCTACTGTCCATCTGCAGTAAGAATTGCCCACAGACTCGCTATAGCAAGTGATGAAATTAAAGCAGATATGGTTGAGGTTACTGAATTTCCGTACTTGGCTACAAAGTATAATGTCAGAGGTGTGCCTAAATCAATTATAAATGAATCGGTATCGATCGAAGGTGCAGTTCCTGAGAGTGTATTTATTTCAAAAGTAAAAGAAGCTGTTTCATGA
- the kdsB gene encoding 3-deoxy-manno-octulosonate cytidylyltransferase has product MSVLGIIPARFNSKRLPGKLLREICGKTLITRTYENAKKSNLIDRLVVATDDERILEEIKSIGGEAYLTPQNIISGTERVVYLVKKENFNQFDYIVNIQGDEPFISPTLIDECIDTLSKDEKAVVSTPARKGIKKSELINPNVVKVIIDHNGHAIYFSRQNIPYIRDNDIIFDEHPALVHIGLYVYKKDFILHYDSLKDSLLEQMEKLEQLKIIENGYKIRIIKTDKDSLGIDTIEDFLLAEKIVESYESR; this is encoded by the coding sequence ATGAGTGTATTAGGTATCATCCCTGCCAGATTTAATTCCAAAAGATTACCTGGCAAATTGCTCAGAGAAATTTGTGGTAAAACTTTAATCACTCGTACATATGAAAATGCAAAAAAGAGTAACCTTATAGATAGACTAGTAGTAGCAACTGATGATGAAAGAATACTAGAGGAGATAAAATCCATAGGGGGTGAGGCTTATCTTACTCCACAAAATATTATTTCAGGTACCGAAAGAGTAGTATATCTTGTAAAAAAAGAAAACTTTAACCAATTTGATTATATTGTAAATATACAGGGGGATGAACCATTCATTTCGCCCACACTGATAGATGAATGCATTGATACCCTTTCTAAAGATGAAAAAGCTGTTGTTTCAACACCGGCAAGAAAAGGCATAAAGAAAAGCGAGCTCATAAATCCAAATGTAGTAAAGGTTATAATCGATCACAATGGACACGCTATCTATTTCTCCAGACAAAATATACCTTATATAAGAGACAACGACATTATTTTCGATGAACACCCCGCTCTTGTCCATATAGGATTATATGTATACAAAAAGGACTTTATTCTACATTATGATTCACTAAAAGATTCTTTGCTTGAACAAATGGAAAAACTGGAGCAGTTAAAAATTATCGAAAATGGATATAAAATAAGGATTATAAAAACAGATAAAGACAGTCTAGGAATAGATACAATTGAAGATTTTTTATTGGCAGAAAAAATTGTAGAGTCTTATGAATCCCGATAA
- the gatC gene encoding Asp-tRNA(Asn)/Glu-tRNA(Gln) amidotransferase subunit GatC — MSEKVDKELVKKIADLARITLTEEEVELYATQLSKILDYMEQLNELDTTNVEPVSHVQNVVNVFREDKVKKSLDIKEVLQNAPEKEGSFFKVPGVIKKN, encoded by the coding sequence ATGTCTGAGAAAGTAGATAAAGAATTGGTAAAAAAAATAGCCGATCTAGCAAGAATTACCCTAACGGAAGAAGAAGTCGAATTGTATGCAACACAGTTGTCAAAAATTCTTGATTACATGGAACAATTAAACGAACTGGATACTACAAACGTTGAGCCGGTATCCCACGTACAAAATGTTGTAAACGTGTTTCGCGAAGATAAGGTAAAAAAATCGCTTGATATAAAAGAGGTATTACAAAATGCGCCAGAAAAAGAGGGTAGCTTTTTTAAAGTTCCCGGAGTTATTAAGAAAAACTAA
- a CDS encoding anaerobic ribonucleoside-triphosphate reductase activating protein — protein MKIGGFQKFSLIDYPGLVSAIIFTYGCNFRCSYCQNPELINESFQDFISEDEIFDFLKKRKSKIDGVVITGGEPLIQNDLPNFIYKIKLLDYKVKIDTNGSIPHVIKDLISKRLIDYIAMDVKAPFDKYNFVINVKTDYTQMIKESIKLIMNSGLPYEFRTTYIKQFLSYEDVIRIAKSISGADLFVIQKLQIRKVYMPDLIVPSVYEEDELKNLKNQVLKYVKRCLIR, from the coding sequence GTGAAAATTGGCGGTTTCCAGAAGTTTTCTCTTATTGACTATCCAGGTTTGGTAAGTGCGATTATATTTACCTACGGTTGTAATTTTAGATGTTCATATTGTCAGAATCCAGAACTAATTAATGAAAGTTTTCAAGATTTTATTAGTGAGGATGAAATTTTTGATTTTTTGAAGAAAAGGAAAAGTAAGATCGATGGGGTGGTCATTACCGGTGGAGAACCTCTAATACAAAATGATCTGCCAAATTTTATATATAAAATAAAATTATTGGATTACAAAGTAAAAATTGATACAAATGGGAGTATACCCCATGTTATTAAGGATTTAATTAGTAAACGTTTAATAGACTATATTGCAATGGATGTGAAGGCTCCATTTGATAAATACAATTTCGTCATAAATGTAAAAACAGATTACACGCAGATGATAAAAGAAAGTATAAAGTTAATTATGAATTCTGGCTTGCCCTATGAATTTAGAACAACATATATAAAGCAATTTCTTTCATATGAAGATGTAATCAGAATTGCAAAAAGTATATCCGGAGCAGATTTGTTTGTAATACAAAAATTGCAAATAAGAAAGGTTTATATGCCTGATTTAATTGTTCCGTCAGTTTATGAAGAGGATGAATTAAAGAATTTGAAAAATCAAGTTCTAAAATATGTTAAAAGGTGTTTAATTCGCTAA
- the metE gene encoding 5-methyltetrahydropteroyltriglutamate--homocysteine S-methyltransferase, with product MKAYAYGLPRLGEKREYKKLIEGYWKGKIDEKSLREGIESLQRYMIDNYKKYVDMYPVGEITYYDNMLDMAIIVGLYDVQNLQDYYDLCRGKRALKLTKWFDTNYHYLAPDFSGKDVKELELKWNKPSFYKSKFPDGIPYLIGPYTFLKLSRGVDNNFEELLNKIGEIYTKICCNFEIVHIEEPSFVTDIKKCEIKTIEDLYKKIAESGVKINLITYYDSIDFLKDFYDLPVKSFGIDLINGKENLITIEKYGFPDDKILIAGVVNGRNIWRTDLERTLRLIEDISKRVKNIWISNAGPLYHLPITIKNENFPENIKKSLSFANERLEELKVLKLLLSSEKVNEDIIKDYERKNLEYIYFDERSMPKVEKRKHVHLDLPLFPTTTIGSFPQTKEVRVIRNKYKNGLITDMEYNNFIKQKIGEVIELQEKIGLDVLVHGEFERSDMVEYFAEKLDGFLTTKNGWIISYGTRCYKPPINFGNIKRTKPLALNEIVYARTLTEKPVKAILTGPVTMIAWSYVRDDVRIDVIANQIALCIKEEIEDLVKEGVKIIQIDEPAFREKAPLKKRKWRNYFRWAVNAFNIASSIDSDIQIHTHMCYSDFGEIMEYILKMNFDVISVEATRSRGEILDSFEKVNFDREIGLGVWDVHSPRVPEIDEMFRVVDRALKVIPPDKFWINPDCGLKTRGWDEVIASLNNMVKVANILRARFQDSNK from the coding sequence ATAAAAGCCTATGCATATGGTTTACCAAGATTGGGAGAGAAAAGGGAGTATAAAAAATTAATAGAGGGATACTGGAAAGGGAAAATCGATGAGAAGTCTTTGCGGGAGGGAATTGAAAGTTTACAAAGATACATGATTGATAATTATAAAAAGTATGTGGATATGTATCCCGTTGGTGAGATAACTTATTATGATAATATGCTCGATATGGCGATAATTGTTGGTTTGTATGATGTACAGAATTTACAGGATTATTATGACCTGTGTAGAGGGAAAAGAGCATTAAAGCTTACCAAATGGTTTGATACAAATTACCATTATCTCGCTCCTGATTTTTCAGGAAAAGATGTTAAAGAACTCGAACTAAAATGGAATAAACCATCTTTTTATAAAAGTAAATTTCCAGATGGCATACCATACCTAATTGGGCCATATACTTTTTTAAAATTATCCAGAGGAGTAGATAATAATTTTGAAGAACTTTTGAACAAAATTGGTGAAATCTATACAAAGATATGCTGTAATTTTGAAATTGTTCATATTGAAGAGCCTTCGTTTGTTACAGACATAAAAAAGTGCGAAATCAAAACCATAGAAGATTTATATAAAAAAATAGCAGAAAGTGGAGTGAAAATAAATCTTATAACATACTATGATAGTATAGACTTTTTGAAGGATTTTTATGACTTACCTGTTAAATCGTTTGGAATTGATTTAATAAATGGTAAGGAAAATTTAATTACAATTGAAAAATACGGATTCCCTGATGATAAGATTTTGATAGCAGGAGTTGTCAATGGTAGAAATATATGGCGTACTGATTTAGAAAGAACATTGAGGTTAATTGAAGATATCTCAAAGCGGGTAAAAAATATATGGATTTCAAATGCTGGACCATTGTATCATTTACCGATTACGATAAAAAATGAAAATTTCCCAGAAAATATTAAAAAGTCATTGTCTTTTGCCAATGAGAGGCTTGAGGAATTAAAGGTTTTGAAGTTGTTGCTCAGTTCAGAGAAGGTAAATGAGGATATCATAAAAGATTATGAAAGAAAAAATTTGGAATATATTTATTTTGATGAAAGAAGCATGCCAAAGGTGGAAAAAAGAAAACATGTTCATTTAGATCTACCGCTTTTTCCAACAACCACCATAGGTAGTTTTCCTCAAACGAAAGAGGTTAGGGTAATAAGAAATAAATACAAAAATGGATTAATTACAGATATGGAATATAATAATTTTATAAAGCAAAAAATAGGAGAAGTAATAGAACTCCAGGAAAAGATTGGTCTTGATGTTCTTGTCCATGGGGAGTTCGAACGCAGTGATATGGTTGAGTATTTCGCAGAAAAACTGGATGGTTTCTTAACTACAAAAAATGGCTGGATAATATCATACGGGACAAGATGTTATAAACCTCCAATTAATTTTGGAAATATTAAACGAACAAAACCTCTTGCTTTGAACGAAATAGTCTATGCAAGAACCCTTACAGAGAAACCTGTAAAGGCTATTCTGACAGGACCTGTAACTATGATTGCCTGGAGTTATGTGAGAGATGACGTGCGAATAGATGTTATAGCAAATCAAATTGCCCTGTGTATAAAGGAAGAAATTGAGGATTTGGTAAAGGAAGGGGTTAAGATAATACAAATAGACGAACCTGCTTTTAGAGAAAAGGCACCTCTTAAGAAAAGAAAGTGGAGAAATTATTTTAGATGGGCGGTAAATGCTTTTAACATAGCATCATCTATTGACTCAGATATTCAGATTCATACTCATATGTGCTATTCCGATTTTGGAGAGATAATGGAATATATTCTGAAGATGAATTTTGATGTTATATCTGTAGAGGCAACTAGGAGTAGAGGAGAGATATTAGACAGCTTTGAAAAGGTGAATTTCGATAGAGAAATAGGGCTGGGAGTATGGGATGTACATTCTCCAAGAGTTCCGGAGATTGATGAAATGTTTAGAGTTGTCGATAGAGCGTTAAAAGTTATCCCACCTGATAAGTTTTGGATAAATCCTGACTGCGGATTGAAAACAAGAGGTTGGGATGAGGTAATAGCCTCATTAAATAATATGGTTAAAGTTGCAAATATATTAAGGGCCAGATTTCAAGATAGTAACAAATAG
- a CDS encoding tetratricopeptide repeat protein, protein MKEETKANLIKFFESNPDSLTFPIIADFELQQDNIEQALEILNQGLNYHPDYAYGHYVLSKVLLKQGDIDNAIEELKLTIKYDPDFLHALYDIIEYGIDNLSEKDSEHYLERIKLLNPFEKKDYFEEKKTHEEEGELKTTETEEKDEAIEGEPSFDIVEKEVIPEEEAHLGPVEDITKETEEINKKIEEKKEIEEHESTEKPQPSQSKDRLTSIIEKLKSAPYGSLGPLDIEEFKDIELAESHEEEDTERMIESQLKEEEKSAVKEPSEKPEEVITKEAQGKTEKPTEIEEKTEVELEEKEKKVFKEEKVEEVKVQERHPGAEIEEVTSDERESLELKIPVPTFTLVEVLIKQKLYDQALEVLKVLEKRKKDIDKVEEYRKQIAELKEKEKEK, encoded by the coding sequence TTGAAAGAAGAAACAAAAGCAAATTTGATAAAATTCTTTGAATCAAATCCTGATAGTTTAACCTTTCCCATTATAGCAGATTTTGAGTTACAACAAGATAATATAGAACAGGCTCTGGAAATTTTGAATCAGGGATTAAATTACCATCCAGATTATGCATATGGTCACTATGTTTTATCAAAGGTTTTACTTAAACAGGGCGATATTGATAATGCTATTGAGGAATTGAAATTAACAATAAAATATGATCCAGATTTTCTACATGCCCTCTATGATATTATAGAATACGGCATTGACAACTTAAGCGAAAAAGATTCTGAACATTATCTTGAAAGGATAAAATTACTAAATCCCTTTGAAAAAAAAGATTATTTTGAAGAAAAGAAGACTCACGAAGAGGAAGGTGAGTTAAAAACTACTGAAACAGAAGAAAAAGATGAAGCTATAGAAGGGGAACCATCATTTGACATTGTTGAAAAAGAGGTAATTCCAGAAGAGGAAGCACATCTCGGTCCTGTAGAGGATATCACAAAGGAAACCGAAGAAATAAATAAGAAAATAGAAGAAAAAAAAGAGATAGAAGAACATGAATCCACTGAAAAACCACAACCATCGCAGAGTAAGGACAGACTTACCTCAATAATTGAGAAATTAAAATCAGCACCCTATGGTTCATTGGGTCCGCTTGATATAGAAGAATTTAAAGATATAGAACTCGCTGAAAGTCACGAGGAAGAGGATACCGAAAGAATGATAGAATCTCAATTAAAGGAGGAGGAAAAATCTGCAGTAAAAGAACCATCAGAAAAACCAGAAGAGGTAATCACTAAAGAAGCGCAGGGAAAAACAGAAAAACCCACAGAAATCGAAGAAAAAACGGAGGTTGAGTTAGAAGAAAAAGAAAAGAAGGTGTTCAAAGAAGAAAAAGTGGAAGAAGTAAAAGTGCAAGAAAGACATCCGGGTGCAGAGATAGAGGAAGTAACCTCTGATGAAAGAGAATCCCTGGAATTAAAAATACCGGTACCCACCTTTACCCTTGTGGAAGTATTGATAAAACAAAAACTCTACGATCAGGCACTTGAGGTTTTAAAAGTACTCGAAAAAAGGAAAAAAGATATAGATAAAGTTGAAGAATATCGGAAACAAATTGCAGAACTTAAGGAGAAGGAAAAAGAAAAATAG
- a CDS encoding ribonucleoside triphosphate reductase, with protein MFDKIKKRDGRLVKFDAERITNAIAKAGKATGEFDRQTAEKLAIRVLNLAQQIIKDEIPTVEQIQDIVEDVLLTSPYKKTAKAYIIYREQHARIREIIAKSGVDLVDQYLEKIDWQVNENSNMSFSLQGLNNYISSEISKTYWLNKIYPQEIRKAHIDGDFHIHDLGILSVYCVGWDLYDLLLEGFRGAPGKVESKPAKHFRSALGQIVNFFYTLQGEAAGAQAFANFDTLLAPFIRYDNLKFRDVKQAIQEFVFNVNVPTRVGFQTPFTNITLDLTVPSNLKNTPVVIGGELKDETYSEFQEEMNLFNKAFFEVMMEGDAKGRVFTFPIPTYNITKDFDWNNENLNGLWEMTAKYGIPYFANFINSDMNPEDARSMCCRLRLDTRVLYKRGGGLFGANPLTGSIGVVTINMPRIGYLAKNEEDFFNRLERLMELAKESLEIKRKVLERFTAQNLYPYAKYYLRNVKERFGEYWKNHFSTIGLVGMNEALLNFLKQNITSKEGIELTIRVLDFMRKKLLEFQEETGNNYNLEATPAEGASYRLARIDKDKYPLIICANEEYYKHGAEPFYTNSTSLPVNCTDDIFEALELQNEIQTKYTGGTVLHIYLGEKVDNHEAIKLLTKKICENYKLPYFTFTPTFSVCEEHGYIAGEHERCPRCGNECEVYSRVVGYLRPTNQWNKGKREEFKLRKSFKVKQ; from the coding sequence ATGTTTGATAAAATAAAAAAGCGAGATGGAAGGTTAGTTAAGTTTGATGCTGAAAGAATAACAAATGCTATAGCCAAGGCTGGTAAAGCGACAGGGGAGTTTGATCGCCAGACTGCTGAAAAGTTAGCCATTAGAGTATTAAATCTCGCTCAGCAAATTATAAAAGATGAAATTCCAACGGTCGAACAGATCCAGGATATTGTCGAGGATGTCTTACTAACTTCACCTTACAAAAAAACGGCAAAAGCTTACATAATATATCGAGAGCAGCACGCTCGGATAAGAGAAATTATAGCCAAAAGTGGGGTCGATCTGGTTGATCAATATCTGGAAAAAATAGACTGGCAGGTGAATGAAAACAGTAATATGAGTTTTTCTCTCCAAGGGCTCAATAACTATATTTCTTCTGAGATAAGTAAAACATATTGGCTTAATAAAATTTATCCGCAAGAGATAAGGAAAGCTCACATCGATGGTGATTTTCATATACATGATCTTGGAATACTTTCTGTATATTGTGTGGGTTGGGATCTATATGATTTGTTACTTGAAGGGTTTAGGGGTGCCCCTGGTAAGGTTGAAAGTAAACCCGCTAAACATTTTAGATCGGCTCTTGGACAAATTGTAAACTTTTTCTATACACTTCAGGGTGAGGCTGCGGGAGCCCAGGCGTTTGCAAATTTTGATACATTACTTGCCCCCTTTATTCGATATGATAACCTCAAATTCAGGGATGTAAAGCAGGCAATTCAGGAATTTGTATTTAATGTGAATGTGCCAACTCGCGTTGGTTTCCAGACCCCTTTTACCAATATTACACTCGATCTAACTGTTCCTTCAAATCTAAAAAACACCCCTGTTGTTATTGGTGGAGAGTTAAAGGATGAGACCTATTCAGAATTTCAGGAAGAAATGAATTTATTTAATAAAGCTTTTTTTGAAGTTATGATGGAAGGAGATGCTAAGGGACGTGTCTTTACCTTTCCAATTCCAACATACAACATAACAAAAGACTTCGATTGGAATAATGAGAATTTAAATGGATTATGGGAGATGACTGCTAAGTATGGCATACCCTATTTTGCTAATTTTATAAATTCAGATATGAATCCTGAGGATGCCAGATCAATGTGCTGCAGACTACGCCTTGATACAAGAGTTTTGTATAAAAGGGGTGGTGGACTTTTTGGTGCTAATCCTCTAACAGGAAGTATTGGTGTGGTGACAATTAATATGCCAAGAATCGGGTATCTTGCGAAAAATGAAGAAGATTTCTTTAATAGACTTGAGAGATTAATGGAGCTTGCAAAAGAAAGTCTTGAGATCAAGAGAAAGGTACTGGAAAGGTTTACAGCACAAAATCTCTATCCATATGCGAAATATTATCTCAGGAATGTGAAGGAGAGATTTGGTGAATACTGGAAAAACCATTTTTCTACAATAGGATTGGTTGGGATGAACGAAGCTCTGCTGAATTTTTTAAAACAGAATATAACAAGTAAAGAGGGAATAGAGCTAACAATTAGAGTTCTTGACTTTATGAGGAAGAAGCTACTTGAATTTCAGGAGGAGACTGGCAACAACTACAATCTAGAAGCTACGCCTGCTGAGGGTGCTTCATATAGGTTAGCAAGAATAGATAAGGATAAATATCCTTTAATTATTTGTGCAAATGAGGAATACTATAAGCATGGAGCCGAGCCATTTTATACAAACTCTACATCACTACCAGTAAACTGTACCGATGACATATTTGAGGCACTTGAACTGCAAAATGAAATACAGACAAAGTATACAGGTGGAACGGTACTACATATTTATCTTGGTGAGAAAGTAGACAATCATGAGGCTATAAAATTACTTACTAAGAAGATATGTGAAAACTATAAATTGCCATATTTTACCTTTACCCCAACTTTCAGTGTGTGTGAAGAGCATGGATATATTGCAGGTGAGCATGAAAGGTGTCCAAGGTGTGGTAATGAATGTGAAGTTTACTCTCGAGTCGTGGGGTATTTAAGACCTACGAATCAATGGAATAAAGGAAAGAGAGAAGAGTTTAAACTCAGAAAATCTTTTAAAGTAAAACAGTGA
- a CDS encoding OsmC family protein, which translates to MKVIVQRTSGNTFIAKGESNHWVVMDTDEKFGGNSAGSKPVELLLMALGGCTGMDIESLVNKMRTPVDDFRIEIEGERVDEHPKVFTRIEIVYKFWGKNLNEDNIKKAVELSHTRYCTVSAILKKTCDISYRIEINSD; encoded by the coding sequence ATGAAAGTTATAGTACAGCGAACAAGTGGCAATACTTTTATTGCAAAGGGGGAATCCAATCACTGGGTCGTAATGGATACAGATGAGAAATTTGGTGGTAATTCTGCCGGGAGTAAACCAGTAGAGCTATTACTAATGGCACTGGGTGGCTGCACAGGTATGGATATCGAAAGTCTTGTAAATAAAATGCGTACACCGGTGGATGATTTCAGAATAGAAATCGAGGGAGAAAGAGTCGATGAACATCCCAAAGTTTTTACGAGAATTGAAATAGTTTATAAGTTTTGGGGTAAGAATCTAAATGAGGATAACATTAAGAAAGCTGTTGAGCTTTCCCATACGAGATATTGTACAGTAAGTGCGATTCTAAAAAAGACTTGTGATATAAGTTATAGAATAGAGATAAATTCTGACTGA
- a CDS encoding rubrerythrin family protein produces MRKIKIKFSDESIKFLLKSQRQELTQHYIYKRFIPRIDDFYNQRLLEMIANDELTHHNYLKRLTARDVKPNIFKIIWYIFMSYVFGISFILKLMERKEMYGRIRYKKFRYKVDEVGRIIKDEYWHEIKLLDILNEAKIRFLSSILTILNDAMAGITAILLGLTMVLMDSRLIAAVFLSIGFAVAISMISSDMLKRKKERFEKKTSLKMILLKGIFYIITIAFLIIPFLIIKNPLIALAVAVLLIVFVIDVFNFYISVVENKNFKRQFTETILLNLSVGTISLVIGFVIRRIFSINV; encoded by the coding sequence ATGAGGAAAATTAAGATAAAGTTTAGTGATGAGTCTATCAAGTTCTTACTGAAATCTCAACGGCAGGAGTTAACTCAACACTATATTTATAAACGATTTATTCCAAGGATAGATGATTTTTATAATCAACGTCTTTTAGAAATGATTGCTAATGATGAGTTGACTCATCATAATTATTTAAAAAGGCTTACAGCAAGGGATGTAAAACCGAATATTTTCAAAATCATCTGGTATATTTTTATGTCCTATGTTTTTGGTATTTCGTTTATTCTAAAACTGATGGAAAGAAAAGAAATGTACGGGAGAATAAGATATAAAAAGTTCCGGTACAAAGTAGATGAGGTAGGCCGAATAATAAAAGATGAGTACTGGCACGAGATAAAGTTACTTGATATTCTTAACGAAGCAAAAATCAGATTCCTAAGTTCAATCTTAACTATATTAAATGATGCAATGGCGGGAATAACAGCTATTTTACTGGGATTAACCATGGTTTTGATGGATAGTAGACTAATTGCAGCTGTTTTTCTTTCAATCGGGTTTGCGGTTGCTATATCAATGATTTCATCTGATATGTTGAAAAGAAAGAAAGAAAGATTTGAGAAAAAGACTTCCTTAAAGATGATTTTATTAAAGGGTATTTTTTATATAATTACTATTGCATTTTTGATTATTCCATTTTTGATAATTAAAAATCCACTTATTGCTCTAGCTGTTGCCGTTCTTCTTATCGTTTTTGTAATTGATGTTTTCAATTTCTATATCTCAGTTGTTGAAAATAAAAATTTTAAACGACAGTTTACAGAAACAATCTTGTTAAACTTGTCCGTAGGTACTATTAGTTTGGTGATCGGGTTTGTAATCAGAAGAATTTTTAGTATAAATGTTTAA
- a CDS encoding sigma-70 family RNA polymerase sigma factor yields MFPFYCLIFYMVDISKEKPLVEKAKEGNRAAFAELVRLYGDRIYRLALRITANEKDAEDVYQDTFLMAFKKIDQFKRDSSFFTWIYRIAINMAFTKIKQRKKNFYEESLNEPDFDRIELKETDSWQEVDISKLDSDKFKRKLNETLEKLPEFYRTVFILRDLHGLSTEQTANILGITPSNTKVRLMRARRMLKNELEDFLKKEGII; encoded by the coding sequence ATGTTTCCCTTTTATTGCTTAATTTTTTATATGGTTGATATATCCAAGGAAAAACCACTTGTAGAAAAGGCGAAGGAAGGGAATAGGGCAGCTTTCGCAGAGCTCGTTAGACTTTATGGCGATAGAATTTATAGGCTAGCTTTAAGAATTACAGCTAATGAAAAGGATGCAGAAGATGTGTATCAGGATACTTTTTTGATGGCTTTTAAAAAAATTGACCAGTTCAAGAGAGATTCGTCCTTTTTCACATGGATTTATAGGATTGCGATTAATATGGCTTTTACGAAAATTAAACAGAGAAAGAAAAATTTTTATGAGGAGAGTCTGAATGAACCTGATTTTGATAGGATTGAGCTTAAGGAAACCGATTCATGGCAGGAAGTGGATATTTCAAAGCTTGATAGCGATAAATTTAAAAGGAAGTTAAATGAAACTCTTGAGAAATTACCGGAATTTTATAGAACAGTTTTTATATTGCGAGATTTACACGGATTATCTACGGAGCAGACAGCCAATATCCTCGGTATTACACCTTCAAATACCAAGGTGAGATTAATGAGGGCAAGGAGAATGTTGAAAAATGAATTGGAAGATTTTCTTAAGAAAGAAGGTATTATATGA